One segment of Cetobacterium sp. NK01 DNA contains the following:
- a CDS encoding phosphatidylserine decarboxylase family protein — MEKNIKPIDKTFMAGKWMPSDQETLVAWMKKIMAKADKHTGPLLPAVENLKNFIETDPKAYMFFTQMFDQVAKNKTKSPADLPQVRDYQHMLSLFNVIMTHSPEFDETGLVGFPFNAILDWSMATTGGWAGFLDEKINSHLKNMLDEWAVYLSSAESAHVLNDDPKTGWFGEDAKKAMPTFVDDFICDPSLPHYGFTSWDDFFTRRFREGVRPIAMPEDDAIVINACESAPYRLVNNVQLYDKFWIKAQPYALKFMLDNDPLTENFVGGTVYQAFLSALSYHRWHAPISGKVVKTKIIDGTYYSQALSVGLDPAGPNESQGYICEVATRALIFIEADNPDIGLFCFMAVGMAEVSTCDVRVFEGQHVKKGQELGMFHFGGSTHCLFFGPQVEVEFNLHNQTPGLDSSNIPVNAHLATVKRKNK, encoded by the coding sequence ATGGAAAAAAATATTAAACCAATTGATAAAACATTTATGGCAGGAAAATGGATGCCTTCAGATCAAGAAACATTAGTTGCTTGGATGAAAAAAATTATGGCAAAAGCAGATAAGCACACTGGACCATTATTACCAGCTGTTGAAAATTTAAAAAACTTCATTGAAACAGATCCAAAAGCTTATATGTTTTTTACTCAGATGTTTGATCAAGTTGCGAAAAATAAAACAAAATCACCAGCTGATTTACCTCAAGTTCGTGATTATCAGCATATGTTATCTCTTTTTAATGTAATTATGACTCATTCTCCAGAGTTTGATGAAACTGGGCTTGTAGGTTTTCCTTTTAATGCTATCTTAGATTGGTCTATGGCTACAACTGGTGGTTGGGCAGGATTTTTAGATGAAAAAATTAATTCACATCTTAAAAATATGTTAGATGAGTGGGCTGTATATCTATCTTCAGCAGAAAGTGCTCATGTTTTAAATGATGATCCTAAAACAGGTTGGTTTGGAGAAGATGCTAAAAAAGCAATGCCAACATTTGTTGATGATTTTATTTGCGATCCAAGTTTACCTCACTACGGTTTTACATCATGGGATGACTTTTTCACACGTCGTTTCAGAGAGGGAGTTAGACCTATTGCTATGCCTGAAGATGACGCTATTGTTATAAATGCTTGTGAGTCTGCTCCATATAGATTAGTTAATAATGTTCAACTATATGATAAGTTTTGGATAAAGGCACAACCTTATGCATTAAAATTTATGCTAGATAATGATCCATTGACTGAAAACTTCGTTGGTGGAACTGTTTATCAAGCATTTCTAAGTGCTCTTAGCTACCATCGTTGGCATGCACCAATTTCTGGAAAAGTTGTAAAAACAAAAATTATAGATGGAACATATTATTCACAAGCACTTAGTGTAGGTCTTGACCCAGCAGGACCAAATGAATCACAAGGTTATATCTGTGAAGTTGCAACTCGTGCTTTAATTTTTATTGAAGCGGACAATCCAGATATAGGTTTATTCTGTTTTATGGCTGTTGGAATGGCTGAAGTTTCAACATGTGATGTACGTGTTTTTGAAGGACAACATGTTAAAAAAGGTCAAGAGTTAGGAATGTTCCACTTTGGTGGATCAACTCATTGTCTATTCTTTGGACCTCAAGTTGAGGTAGAGTTTAATTTACACAATCAAACTCCTGGACTTGATAGTTCAAATATTCCTGTAAATGCGCATTTGGCAACTGTAAAAAGAAAAAATAAATAA
- a CDS encoding GlsB/YeaQ/YmgE family stress response membrane protein: MGILTWIILGILAGALAKFIMPGTQGGGIIATMILGIVGAFVGGFIGSIIGIGSVHGLNIGSIFTAAFGAIVVLWLFNKFR, encoded by the coding sequence ATGGGAATTTTAACATGGATTATCCTTGGAATTCTAGCTGGTGCCTTAGCTAAATTTATTATGCCTGGTACTCAAGGTGGAGGAATAATTGCCACTATGATACTTGGTATTGTTGGAGCCTTCGTTGGTGGATTTATAGGTAGTATTATCGGTATTGGTTCTGTTCATGGATTAAATATTGGTAGTATCTTTACTGCAGCTTTTGGAGCCATTGTAGTACTTTGGCTTTTCAATAAATTCAGATAA
- a CDS encoding bifunctional aspartate transaminase/aspartate 4-decarboxylase, with protein MKELSPFELKDQLIKLADEAFKGEVLNAGRGNPNFLATLPRRVFNLIGKFAIEESEVSYSYLHNHIGGFPKKDGIYTRFLIFLRKEPCSAEVNGILTYLSYIEDQLGLNTDEVLMEFVEAYLGSHYPTPPRMLVNSEIIVKKYLTKEMCQNRIETDFDVFATEGGTAAMFYIFNSLATNKLIKPKDKIAIVTPIFTPYLEIPKLSEYDLDIVELQLDPKSDWQLPAAELEKLKDPSIKLLCLVNPSNPPSTKLSTETLLNLKKIIDNDRPDLMIITDDVYGTFGDNFVSCFGIVPKNTLLVYSFSKYFGATGWRLGTISVSHDSIFDKFLKAADDEVNSRYAIMTPTPKTLSFIDRIVADSRAVGLNHTAGISTPQQLQMVLFALNSLVDLNSDYKNSCKQLIRNRCKLLYSSLGSHFNDDENIVSYYTLINVADIALELFDEKFAQWFKDNNKINDFLFALAKETGVVLLPGKGFGDTHPTLRVSLANLKEYQYEAIGKKTKQILKEFHTQYENSK; from the coding sequence ATGAAAGAGTTAAGCCCATTTGAGCTAAAAGATCAGCTCATTAAATTAGCTGACGAAGCTTTTAAAGGTGAAGTTTTAAATGCTGGTAGAGGAAATCCAAATTTTTTAGCTACTCTTCCTCGTAGAGTTTTTAACTTAATTGGTAAATTTGCCATTGAAGAGTCTGAAGTTTCATACTCGTATCTTCACAATCATATTGGTGGATTCCCTAAAAAAGATGGTATTTACACTCGTTTCTTAATATTTTTAAGAAAAGAACCTTGTTCTGCTGAAGTAAATGGAATTTTAACATACCTATCTTATATTGAAGACCAACTTGGTTTAAATACTGATGAGGTTTTAATGGAGTTTGTAGAAGCTTACTTAGGAAGCCACTATCCTACACCTCCAAGAATGCTTGTTAACTCTGAAATTATTGTAAAAAAATATCTAACTAAAGAGATGTGTCAAAATAGAATTGAAACTGATTTTGATGTTTTTGCAACAGAGGGTGGAACAGCTGCAATGTTTTACATCTTCAACTCTTTAGCTACAAATAAACTTATTAAACCAAAGGATAAAATAGCTATTGTAACTCCAATTTTCACACCATATTTAGAGATTCCAAAATTATCTGAATATGATTTAGATATTGTTGAACTACAGCTTGATCCTAAATCTGATTGGCAGCTTCCTGCAGCTGAACTTGAAAAGCTTAAAGACCCTAGTATAAAACTACTATGTCTTGTTAATCCAAGTAACCCACCATCAACAAAATTAAGTACTGAAACTCTATTAAACTTAAAGAAAATTATAGATAACGACAGACCTGATCTTATGATTATAACTGATGATGTCTATGGAACATTTGGTGATAACTTTGTTTCATGTTTTGGAATAGTTCCTAAAAATACTCTTTTAGTTTACTCATTCTCAAAATATTTCGGAGCTACAGGATGGAGATTAGGTACTATCTCTGTTTCACATGATAGTATTTTTGATAAGTTTTTAAAAGCAGCTGATGATGAAGTTAACAGTAGATATGCAATAATGACACCAACTCCAAAAACTCTATCTTTCATTGATAGAATAGTTGCAGATAGTAGAGCTGTAGGTTTAAACCACACTGCAGGAATATCTACTCCTCAACAGTTACAGATGGTATTATTTGCTTTAAACTCACTAGTTGATCTAAATTCAGATTATAAAAACTCATGTAAACAACTTATAAGAAACAGATGTAAACTTTTATATTCATCTTTAGGAAGTCATTTTAATGATGATGAAAATATTGTAAGTTACTACACTCTTATAAATGTTGCTGATATTGCTCTTGAACTTTTTGATGAGAAATTTGCACAGTGGTTTAAAGATAACAATAAAATAAATGATTTCCTATTTGCTTTAGCTAAAGAAACTGGTGTTGTTCTACTTCCTGGAAAAGGATTTGGAGATACTCATCCTACTTTAAGAGTTTCTCTAGCAAACTTAAAAGAATACCAATATGAAGCTATTGGTAAAAAGACTAAGCAAATTTTAAAAGAGTTCCATACTCAATATGAAAACTCTAAATAA
- the aspT gene encoding aspartate-alanine antiporter, whose protein sequence is MEIFADYIRSNVLIALFLSIGIGYAIGKIKIGKFQLGGIAGSLIIAVIIGQLGFNVPGILKTAFFALFIYACGYEGGPKFFGALNNKASMKFVISSFFMTVVGLLCVLFCSYYFDLDRGLAAGLAAGGLTQSAIIGTAGNSIGNLGLSPELTKQLQTNVAVGYSVTYIFGTLGPVLMVGTILPLIMKWDLRKSAIELEKSQAKGIVLGENEFLALEKVSSRIYEITKDSKYLGKTARELEEDFKEKIFLLDVSQNGSVIKVDNYDNYVFQENDWVVIGGKTKALLNLDGVLGNELFDCTKFSTTTTEYKKSIIFHYKKFAGKTIEEIKALLPPAATLGFVVAQVYRENEELPLKPDFKFEFGDEVILTGRKQNIDNSYKLLGYATPSKNVVDYITFSIGMILGIMIGEITLPIAGIPISLGTGGGCLFSGLIFGWLKSRFPKVGGMDTGTVSFLKVFGLVVFVIIVGLNAGKSALVTIEQYGMTLFWLGVFVTMVPQIITFLFDYFILKIKNPVDSVAIIAGGRSANPAYAEVLRKTQNSTPVLPFSVGYAVANVFLTMWGPVIVGIITKN, encoded by the coding sequence ATGGAGATATTTGCAGACTATATTCGCTCTAACGTTTTAATTGCACTTTTTCTATCTATTGGTATCGGATATGCTATTGGAAAAATCAAAATCGGTAAGTTCCAGCTAGGTGGAATTGCTGGTAGCTTAATTATTGCAGTTATAATAGGACAGCTTGGATTCAATGTCCCTGGTATTTTGAAAACTGCTTTCTTCGCTTTGTTTATTTACGCTTGTGGTTATGAAGGGGGACCAAAGTTTTTCGGAGCACTGAATAATAAAGCTTCGATGAAATTTGTAATCTCATCATTTTTCATGACTGTTGTAGGTTTGCTGTGTGTTCTTTTTTGTTCATACTACTTTGATTTAGATAGAGGGCTTGCCGCTGGGCTTGCTGCTGGTGGTTTAACTCAATCAGCTATTATTGGTACTGCTGGAAACTCTATTGGAAATTTAGGTTTAAGTCCTGAGTTAACTAAGCAGCTTCAAACAAATGTTGCTGTAGGTTACTCTGTTACATATATTTTTGGTACTCTTGGTCCTGTTCTTATGGTTGGAACTATTCTTCCATTAATTATGAAGTGGGATCTTAGAAAATCAGCTATTGAACTTGAAAAATCTCAAGCTAAAGGTATTGTTTTAGGTGAAAATGAGTTTCTAGCTCTTGAAAAAGTTTCATCTAGAATCTATGAGATAACTAAAGACTCTAAATATCTTGGAAAAACAGCTCGAGAGTTAGAAGAGGATTTCAAAGAAAAAATATTTCTTTTAGATGTTTCTCAAAATGGTTCTGTTATAAAAGTAGATAACTATGATAACTATGTTTTCCAAGAGAATGATTGGGTTGTTATTGGTGGAAAAACAAAGGCTCTTCTTAATCTAGATGGTGTTCTAGGAAATGAGCTTTTTGATTGCACTAAGTTCTCTACAACTACTACTGAATATAAGAAATCTATTATTTTCCACTATAAAAAATTTGCTGGGAAAACAATTGAAGAGATAAAAGCTCTTTTACCTCCTGCTGCTACTCTTGGTTTTGTTGTAGCTCAAGTCTATAGAGAAAATGAGGAACTTCCTTTAAAACCTGACTTTAAATTTGAATTTGGAGATGAAGTTATTTTAACTGGTAGAAAGCAAAATATAGATAACTCTTATAAACTTTTAGGTTATGCTACACCTAGCAAAAATGTTGTTGACTATATCACTTTCTCAATTGGTATGATTTTAGGTATCATGATTGGAGAGATCACTCTACCTATTGCTGGTATTCCTATCTCTTTAGGAACTGGTGGAGGATGTCTTTTCTCTGGTCTTATTTTCGGATGGCTAAAAAGTAGATTCCCTAAAGTTGGTGGAATGGACACTGGTACAGTTTCTTTCCTTAAAGTTTTCGGATTAGTTGTTTTCGTTATAATTGTTGGTTTAAATGCTGGTAAGAGTGCCCTTGTTACTATTGAACAATACGGTATGACTCTATTCTGGCTTGGTGTTTTTGTAACTATGGTTCCACAGATTATTACATTCCTATTTGATTACTTTATCTTAAAAATTAAAAATCCTGTTGATTCAGTTGCTATCATTGCTGGAGGTAGAAGTGCTAACCCCGCTTATGCTGAGGTTCTTAGAAAAACTCAAAACTCTACACCAGTATTACCGTTCTCAGTTGGATATGCTGTTGCTAACGTATTTTTAACTATGTGGGGACCTGTTATTGTTGGAATTATAACTAAAAATTAA
- a CDS encoding GlsB/YeaQ/YmgE family stress response membrane protein: MGLFSWIILGLLSGALARLMMPEVYTAGLFATTILGIVGALVGGFIGSLLGIGSVTGLNLGSIFLSVIGAFVVLFIFIKFRGR, translated from the coding sequence ATGGGATTATTTTCATGGATTATATTAGGACTTTTATCTGGCGCATTAGCTAGACTTATGATGCCAGAAGTATATACAGCTGGACTTTTTGCAACTACAATTTTAGGGATTGTAGGAGCTTTAGTTGGTGGATTTATAGGTAGTCTTCTTGGAATAGGATCAGTTACTGGTCTTAATTTAGGTAGTATTTTCCTATCTGTTATCGGTGCTTTTGTTGTTCTATTTATTTTTATAAAATTTAGAGGACGTTAA
- a CDS encoding autotransporter domain-containing protein, which produces MTRGIFLVFILFFQLLYGSDKKENKIFIGKRYPVNLSLDSGWTMSYIQMDTNLKSGLRTPKLKSDEKVNVAYLRYSEDLIGFSCENLNESLNSNLKNHFFGGVGKVSKKIKVDSLYLEPMGKIQSMAVFQRSINENYGNYNVSLDNLNGILNTFYLGMGVGKQYFQESHIVDFSMSAGVRQELNRIDEDVKNRMKSLVEESERGDLKDKNDFSQEFGLNGAIGNPATGVSFYTGYKYFFSEDESWKVTAGVSYIF; this is translated from the coding sequence GTGACAAGGGGTATTTTTCTAGTGTTTATTCTATTTTTTCAACTGCTTTATGGTTCAGATAAAAAAGAGAATAAAATCTTTATAGGAAAAAGATATCCAGTAAATTTAAGTTTAGATTCAGGTTGGACTATGAGTTATATTCAAATGGATACCAATTTAAAAAGTGGATTAAGAACTCCTAAATTAAAATCAGATGAGAAAGTAAATGTTGCATACTTGAGATATAGTGAGGATCTAATAGGATTTAGTTGTGAAAATTTAAATGAATCTTTAAACTCTAACTTAAAAAACCATTTTTTTGGAGGAGTTGGAAAAGTTTCTAAAAAAATTAAAGTTGATTCCCTTTATTTAGAACCTATGGGAAAAATTCAGTCTATGGCTGTTTTTCAAAGAAGTATAAATGAGAATTATGGAAACTACAATGTGAGTTTAGATAATTTAAATGGAATATTAAATACTTTTTACTTGGGAATGGGAGTTGGAAAACAGTATTTTCAAGAGAGTCATATAGTGGATTTTTCTATGAGTGCAGGAGTTAGACAGGAGCTTAATAGAATAGATGAAGATGTAAAAAATAGAATGAAAAGTTTAGTAGAGGAGAGTGAAAGAGGAGACTTAAAGGATAAAAATGATTTTTCCCAAGAGTTTGGTTTAAACGGAGCTATTGGGAATCCAGCTACAGGGGTGTCCTTTTATACAGGATATAAATATTTTTTTTCAGAGGATGAGTCTTGGAAAGTGACAGCAGGAGTAAGTTATATATTTTAA
- a CDS encoding PTS sugar transporter subunit IIB translates to MKILLVCSGGMSSAMVVKALVNEGKKEGLEITSKAVGTGEFETELKNGWDGALVAPQIRHKIDEFKAIGEENNTPVQVIETKGYSPLGGKFLLAQVKEMLK, encoded by the coding sequence ATGAAAATATTATTAGTTTGTTCAGGTGGAATGTCAAGTGCAATGGTTGTTAAAGCTTTAGTTAATGAAGGGAAAAAAGAGGGATTAGAGATCACTTCAAAAGCTGTAGGAACGGGAGAGTTTGAAACTGAATTAAAAAATGGATGGGATGGAGCTTTAGTAGCACCACAGATCAGACATAAAATTGATGAGTTTAAAGCTATTGGGGAGGAGAATAACACTCCAGTACAAGTTATAGAAACAAAGGGTTACAGTCCATTAGGTGGAAAGTTTTTACTTGCTCAAGTTAAAGAGATGTTAAAATAA